A single window of Opisthocomus hoazin isolate bOpiHoa1 chromosome 5, bOpiHoa1.hap1, whole genome shotgun sequence DNA harbors:
- the CDKN2AIP gene encoding CDKN2A-interacting protein — protein MAAGKAAAAAAGEPLGRTAAEVAWAEALRGACEPEHHWRHRREFLLRNVGEPPAAGSAQLQRLVSLSMVWANHVFLGCRYPPQVMGKALEMAEGIQVTGAPVRTTRDELVAKVKKRGISSSNEGVEEPAKKRAVEKSKDSKDAGKDVKTTKAEARKQTESALPKKQEKGTSKDPESSQSTCSSNQETATASDVETEGKPPNAENTTEQNPSSSEKESGEKPCSDSPKESKRENVPSPEKKATVSAVPPAAKSTPQAVAVAPAAKSTPQAEAGAVPPPAKSPSQAVAVPPAAKSTPQAEAVAAAVPPATKSTPQAEVVAAAVPPATKSTPQAAAVAAAVPPATKSTPQAEVVAAAVPPATKSTPQAEVVAAAVPPATKSTPQAVAVAAAVPPATKSTPQAAAVPPATKSSPQTSATLLSSKTQASAPASVSRSGAQAGTSLLLAPKSGAQAGTSLLLAPKSSTKVGSSLLASKSSAEVAASLLAARSGAQQGSSLLTSKSSAQVAASLLAARSGAQQGPSSLASRGAPQAGASLLASKGGTQAGSPQLASKSGSQAGESPAKALCKPLTSEDAKERQPFFNRLYKAVAWKLVAVGGFSPNVNHAELLNSSIQSVKATLDVAFVPLKELADLPQNKSSLENIVCELRCKSVYLGTGCGKSMENAKAVASREALKLFLKKKVIVKICKRKYKGREIEDLVLLDEESKPSNLPPALRNPREIL, from the exons atggcggcggggaaggccgcggcggcggcggcgggcgagccGCTGGGTCGGACGGCGGCGGAGGTGGCCTGGGCGGAGGCCCTGCGCGGGGCCTGCGAGCCCGAGCACCACTGGCGGCACCGGCGGGAGTTCCTGCTGCGCAACGTCGGGGAGCCGCCGGCGGCAGGCAGCGCGCAGCTCCAGCGCCTGGTCTCCCTCTCCATGGTGTGGGCCAACCACGTCTTCCTGGGCTGCCG GTACCCGCCGCAGGTCATGGGGAAGGCGCTGGAAATGGCCGAAGGCATCCAAGTGACCGGCGCGCCTGTCCGCACCACGAGAGATGAACTGGTTGCCAAGGTGAAGAAAAGAGGCATATCAAGTAGCAATG AAGGGGTAGAGGAGCCTGCCAAGAAGCGAGCTGTTGAGAAAAGCAAAGATTCTAAGGATGCTGGAAAGGATGTGAAAACAACCAAGGCAGAAGCCCGGAAGCAAACAGAGAGTGCATTgccaaaaaagcaggaaaaaggtACTAGCAAAGATCCAGAAAGCTCTCAGTCAACTTGCAGTTCAAATCAAGAAACGGCCACAGCGTCAGACGTAGAAACTGAAGGAAAACCTCCTAATGCTGAAAATACCACTGAGCAAAATCCATCTTCATCTGAAAAGGAGTCGGGAGAGAAGCCTTGCTCGGATTCGCCTAAGGAAAGCAAACGTGAAAATGTGCCGTCGCCTGAAAAGAAAGCTACAGTAAGTGCAGTGCCACCGGCTGCCAAGAGCACCCCACAGGCAGTGGCAGTGGCACCGGCTGCCAAGAGCACCCCGCAGGCAGAGGCAGGAGCGGTGCCACCGCCTGCCAAGAGTCCCTCGCAAGCGGTGGCGGTGCCACCAGCCGCCAAGAGCACCCCGCAGGCagaggcagtggcagcagcagtgccaccaGCCACCAAGAGCACCCCGCAGGCagaggtggtggcagcagcagtgccaccaGCCACCAAGAGCACCCCGCAGGCAGCagcggtggcagcagcagtgccaccaGCCACCAAGAGCACCCCGCAGGCagaggtggtggcagcagcagtgccaccaGCCACCAAGAGCACCCCGCAGGCagaggtggtggcagcagcagtgccaccgGCCACCAAGAGCACCCCGCAGgcagtggcagtggcagcagcggTGCCACCAGCCACCAAGAGCACCCCACAGGCAGCGGCAGTGCCACCAGCCACCAAGAGCAGCCCCCAAACAAGTGCTACCTTGCTGTCTTCCAAAACCCAAGCGAGTGCCCCAGCGTCGGTGTCCAGGAGCGGTGCCCAGGCGGGCACCTCGCTGCTGCTGGCCCCCAAGAGCGGTGCCCAGGCAGGCACCTCGCTGCTGCTGGCCCCCAAGAGCTCCACGAAGGTGGGCTCCTCGCTGCTGGCCTCCAAGAGCAGCGCCGAGGTGGCTGCCTCGTTGCTGGCCGCCCGGAGCGGCGCTCAGCAGGGCTCGTCCCTGCTGACGTCCAAGAGCAGCGCGCAGGTGGCTGCCTCGCTGCTGGCCGCTCGGAGCGGCGCTCAGCAGGGTCCCTCGTCGCTGGCCTCCCGGGGCGCACCTCAGGCCGGTGCTTCCCTGCTGGCCTCCAAGGGTGGCACGCAGGCAGGCTCACCGCAGCTGGCCTCCAAGAGCGGCTCGCAGGCGGGTGAGAGCCCCGCTAAGGCTTTGTGCAAACCGTTAACCAGCGAAGATGCGAAGGAGAGGCAGCCGTTTTTCAACAGACTGTACAAAGCTGTAGCCTGGAAACTGGTTGCTGTGGGAGGCTTCAGTCCGAACGTAAATCACGCAGAACTTCTAAACTCATCTATTCAGTCTGTAAAAGCTACGTTAGATGTTGCTTTTGTTCCCCTGAAGGAACTTGCAGACTTGCCTCAGAATAAGAGCTCTCTGGAAAATATAGTTTGTGAACTGAGGTGCAAGTCTGTGTACCTGGGTACTGGCTGTGGTAAAAGTATGGAAAATGCCAAAGCGGTTGCTTCAAGAGAAGCTTTGAAATTATTCCTCAAGAAGAAAGTTATTGTGAAGatatgcaaaagaaaatacaaaggtaGAGAAATTGAAGATTTGGTACTTCTGGATGAAGAATCAAAACCTTCGAATTTACCTCCAGCTTTAAGAAATCCTCGCGAGATCTTGTAG
- the ING2 gene encoding inhibitor of growth protein 2, with translation MCCWRGGMMLAGPQLVAGPAAPGGERARLLSLYVQDYLECVESLPLDIQRNASLLREMDTQCQEALKEIDDVYEKYKSENDPVQKKRLQQHLQRALINSQELGDEKIQIVTQMLELVENRARQMETHSQCFQDLSENEKPLEKAKMESCQPERSSRRPRRQRTSESRDLCHIANGIDDCDDQPPKEKRSKSAKKKKRSKAKQEREVSPVEFAIDPNEPTYCLCNQVSYGEMIGCDNEQCPIEWFHFSCVGLTYKPKGKWYCPKCRGDNEKTMDKCTDKSKKDRRSR, from the exons atGTGCTGCTGGCGCGGGGGGATGATGCTGGCGGGGCCGCAGCTggtggcggggccggcggcgccgggcggggagcgggcccggctGCTCTCGCTTTACGTGCAGGACTACCTGGAGTGCGTGGAGTCGCTGCCGCTCGACATCCAGCGCAACGCCTCGCTGCTGCGGGAGATGGACACGCAGTGCCAAG AAGCGTTAAAAGAAATAGATGATGTCTATGAAAAATACAAGTCAGAAAATGATCCTGTTCAGAAGAAACGCTTGCAGCAGCATCTTCAGCGCGCTTTAATCAACAGCCAAGAACTTGGAGATGAAAAAATTCAAATAGTTACTCAGATGCTAGAACTGGTAGAGAATAGAGCCCGGCAAATGGAAACACACTCTCAGTGTTTTCAAGATCTGTCTGAGAACGAAAAGCCTCTAGAAAAGGCAAAGATGGAGTCCTGCCAGCCAGAGAGATCTTCGCGTAGACCTCGTCGCCAGCGAACCAGCGAAAGCCGCGATCTGTGCCATATAGCAAATGGTATCGATGACTGCGACGATCAGCCGCCTAAAGAAAAAAGATCTAAATCTGCCAAGAAGAAAAAACGCTCCAAAGCCAAACAAGAGAGAGAGGTTTCACCTGTAGAATTTGCAATTGATCCCAATGAACCGACTTACTGCTTATGCAACCAAGTGTCTTATGGCGAAATGATAGGGTGCGATAACGAACAGTGTCCTATCGAGTGGTTCCACTTTTCGTGTGTTGGACTCACCTACAAACCAAAGGGGAAATGGTATTGCCCCAAGTGCAGAGGGGACAACGAGAAAACGATGGACAAATGTACTGACAAATCAAAAAAGGATAGAAGATCGAGGTAG